From the genome of Lytechinus pictus isolate F3 Inbred chromosome 4, Lp3.0, whole genome shotgun sequence:
GGCAAAAACTTGTTTCCGCTATAAAGCAAGCCACCTAAATAATCTTATAACTATTTTGAGACAAAAGATTAGTCTTTTGTCTATAAAGAAGTGCTAGGAATTCGGAACCTACCCCTTTTcttatattgcctatttatgggaaaatatgccattttggagcaaaatcaaacaatacatagtcaaattcaaagtacaacatcaatcggaataaggtataaacaatgagaactaatgcgaactaaagtaaccttgactataataactatataaaacagaacggagCTTCAGCTTCATCTTATCAGCTTCATATTAATTACTGCTAAGgaatcgaagcctacccctctcaGGGCCTGCCgaagttaccccccccccccgccttatTTTGCCTATACATGGTAAAAAATCTACCATTTTAGAGCCCCCGTTGAGGCAAAACCCGTTTCGACTATAAAGTAAGCCACCTAAAAAGTCTTGAAACTAATTAGAGACAAAAGATTAGTCTTTtgtctatcagctacatataaagaagtgctagGAGTTTGGAGCCTACCCCCTCAGGGCCTGCCGAAGCTACCTACCCCTTTTcgtattttgcctatttatgGAAAATCTGCCATTTTGGAGACCCCGTTGAGACAAAATGCTGTTTCCGCTGTAAGGCAAGCCACTTAAATCGCCTTAAAACTAATTGGATTTGAAAGGGTATTTTTtctctaccagctacataaaaataattgttaGGAGATTGGAGCCTACCACCTCAGGGGGCTGCCAAAGTTACCCAcccctttttcgtattttgcctgTTTACGGGAATAtctgccattttggagccccccccccccccccaaataggCAAAAAGCTGTTTTCGCTGTACAGCAAGCCAATTTTACTGACATAAAACTGCATTGGGACGAAAGAGTAGGCCTTTCTCTATCAGACACATGTAAAGAAGTATCAGGACATCGAAACCTACCCCACTCAGGGCGCTGCcgaaatcacccaccccttttccttattttgcCTAAGTTTGGAAAAATCTGCTATTGTTTGAGCCTCATTGAGACAAAAAGGCACTTTTGCCATTAtagtaaagccacttttattttcttgaaaccacctggagaggaaagagtaggatAACCATTTACCTACACGTATCTGTACTTCACACAGTAATCATCACCATGATTACGATATGTGAAATTGTGATAGAAAtgcctctttttctttttccctgtTGGGGCTAGGCTTTGATGTACCAGCCACTCTCTACCAGCCAATTTTAACAggttcctgtaaaaaaaaatggcttgaATATGCCAGGATAATGTGTTGAGCAAATGTCTCTTCAATACTCTGCAGGagatcaataaaaaaacaagaagcTGCTTTACTAAAATAAGGGTTAAATATACTCCAAGGTCGCTTCCATTATAAGGTCTACCCTTTCTTGTTCTAATTGCTTGCTAGCCTCTCTATGCTCTTTTCTTCTCCtgtcttctcttcctttcccttctcttagccctttcttttttaattgttgtttaCTCATAGTTTGACTGGTATCCCGATTACAAACAAAGGCACATGCTTTCTGGTTTTACACGCCTTCTtccatataaaatgtatgtaatgtaTTTTACATCCATTGTTTTTGTactatattaatgatattattgATGTGTATATTATAcatgaaaattgatgaaaagtAATTTTCGATCAAATAAATGtttgtttgaattgaattgaagataAATAATTCCTACAATTgctttattcatttaaaatgaaTGGGAGAATCTGAGAATTGAACTTGATCATCGTTTTTTCGTTTCGTTTGAAAATTATCGTGATATAGAGACTTTCACTTTGAAATGTTTGTCGTATCACTGGGCCTATCATCAAGTATCATTTTGATACTCGATATTTTGGTGGCGGAAATCATCATACTTACTTGGGGGAAAATGGATATCATAATGACTGTTAGGATTAAAACGACTCGGAAATACTAACATTTTAATATGATTGTTCAGTAATGAATACTGTTGTaaaaatgtggggggggggggctttggggCCATTGTCCCCTAAACAGATTTCACGATcaagaattttaaaaatgaatttagagggggaaagggaaaggaaatggaggaaatattatattttatgaatataatatcaaaatgtgttaaaaaatagattgttgtataaaaaaaacgtaaTTTTTGGCTCAATCGGTTCGGCCGCTCTCAGTTCCTTACAAATTTTGCCCCATACTCCATGTGTGGTCCttacattttactttttaagGGCGGGGGTTCCTATACGCCACTGGTAATGAATTGGGTTTGGATCAGATTATATCGCCAGTAAAAAGTAATTCTAATTTATTTAAGCAGCGTTTGATCCCAAACTAACAGCACTACAAGATTGTAAATGGTAGCCCACAGGGTAGTTAAAACATATctcaaaatgtttaaaaattttaattttgttatggAAAAGGCATATTTAATCCAACTATAGTTTTAAAGATCAAATATTTAAACACAAGAAAATCAATGCATCGTCTCAACATTTTCATATCTACTTGAGATGGAACATAAGATCATGTGTGACACATATGATCATGTTAAATTATAATTccagtagccccccccccccggccaccaTATTACCCCAGCACATCAAGAAGCCACCTTCGCCATAAACCCAAAGGTCTCTACCGAATTCTTTACTCCAGTCACAGGCGGGTAGTGGGTGAGTGCTggtccatttcagttttcagtttcagtttcagtttagtttatttcacttccattttctgataataaacataacaaacatatatacatatgtatgaatgtacataacagaataagtgtcataagaatacttcaataattaattaacaaattcgTAGGAAATAGTCGaagtatatataattatttttgttccaaacacattttgataattagacaaattatagattacagttagcatgtgaaaatgaaaatgagggacttattaaaaagcaaagcttgtaatgGTAAGTCCCTCGGGATAAATTTGTAGTAATCTTAATcgtatgtaattaaaagtaaagtagGACAATCTTGACCATATATGAAGAACCGCAAAATAGGTTTGAATAACAAGGAAAGGGGGGGTGACTACataaattaggggggggggagagaagggAATATTAAAAACTGGggggaataaaacaaaaaacaaaaaattgttatgTGTCCAgcagagaaaagggaaaggggaggggAAAGAGAAATAGGGTCGAGAGTCAAATATCGTGGAAAAGAGAAAGCAGTTCATATGTGTCATACGTTGTACTCATTAAGGAATGAGAGTTTTGGGTGTTTTTTGAAGgtgtttatatttctattttgtttaagGCTTTGGTGAATACCATTCCAGTATTTGGGACCTGTGTAAATGATGTTTTTTTGTGCGAGTGTGGTTCTAGTCATTTCGGCCAATACCAATCAGGATCATAGATTGTAGTGTCTTGCACAGAGACGACACCAACTCCCACCAGGAGGAGAGCGATTGCTACTCGCCACGTCACGTTATTGTCTACCCCAGCGAGATGAAAAAAGATATTGATCGGAAGACTGTTCCGAAGCAAAATTATCGAGAGTTGCCCCTAGACGAATACATATAACATTTGGGAAACGCCTTCATGGTAATAGGATCGTTGGGCACAAGGGTCTGATGTTTTTCATGTTGGTGACAGGAAGAATCGTCGATTTCGAAggcttttattttttgtattttttttccgcGTGATTAAAATCATCTCCAGGTCGGAGATCAAAATGCGAACCATTGTCTCTgacgacatgtcatcatatatgACTTCATAAACAGGGCAGACTCACGCAGCAGGCCTACAACAAACTTAAAGGAAAGTGAAACATTTGGAACAAgaaagcttgtgtgaaaacaaacaaaaaatcaaaaaaacagatcaacgaaagctttaaaaaaaaatggaaaaataatgagaaatttatgagcatttgaatattgcgatcactaatgctacgGAGATCCTCCcactggcaatgcgacaaagatgtgtgatgtcacttgtgaataACTATCCCAGtacttttgtattatatttcacTTAATCTGCCTGTAAATCATGTATTATTTCTACAGGAGGGCAACCATGTTATACAAATTTTCGAaaaatacattatggataaagtatttgtatcaccataagagctataaaaaaaaagaagaagacattttggggtattttatagtccaccAACCGGAAAGTGCCATGTGACAGCACACacctttgtcgcattgccaacgagaggatctctatagcattagtgatcgcaatattcaaatgctcgtaactttctcattatttgtcaaatttttctcaaattttctttgttcttattctttgatttttctgtttccacacaaaTTCTGAATGTTCCAAAGgattcattcccctttaaaataaaaaaaaactcatgcAGAACAACCAACAGACATGTACAGAAACAAAGTTTGAAGATATAGTTATATGTGTCCAACCGTTTTATTACTTCTCTCGTTGACTTATCATATCAGTAAGTTAAATGAACCGTGAAATCTGATTGTTTGTAGTtattatacattaaaaaaacaacaggaaaatatgaaaataatatgaaagatCTTCATTTCTACTATGAGAATAGGTATGAATGGCGGTCAAACTTGTTGTGTCGTGTACTATTTTAAAACACAGGGCGAAATCTTTTACGTCATATTTTCAACAGCcctttatttaaagaaaaaatcttGTGACGTCAACGCTTCAATGCTTATTTGCACAAATCTTCACCATTTGGTGTTGATTAATTAAGTATGGCAATATTGCTTTCGGGAATGCAATgttcatatttgaaatgaattaaatctCAATCACTAATTAAATGATATATCACACCCCGGAATTAGATGCCACAGAAAAATAAGGCTGTCCAAAATAGCAATGGTCAAATCGATTTTTATTTAGTTTCGAAAAGGCCAATGTTTACCCGTAATTTTCTCGATGAACTCGTTTTGCCTATTTATCAGTGTTTCTTTGATTAGTTTGGCCTAAACGTGATGaacgacaacaacaacaacagaggTCGACATGGTAAATGTATACTTTAATCTTATATAATGCTTTTTGGGTGACCCTGTGGTAACTAAAACCTAGAGGATTCATTCGCACAACGCTTAACTTCGAATTGAGAAAGAGGATCTACGGTTGGTCAAGGCAATCGCCTTTCATTTTCAGATCGGTTCCTCTAGTGACTTTGTACTGGTGTGATCCTAATGAAGTATGGTAGCTTCTCATTGCAACTAAAATACCGACCGTAGATTCTACCATCGTTACCGACTCTGATAGCCAAGCATTCGCCGCTTTGTTTGGAACTTGACCCATCAACGAAGGACACTTTGCCGTAGTCGATCCTGCTGACCCAGAACCACACGAACCCGTTTGTTCTCGGAGCGATGCAGGCTTTGTCGAGGGCTGGTATGACACCCCCTTCCAGTTCGTTATCAAATTGGATGTTCAGCAAACTGGTTCTCCATAGCCGTTGGTCTACTCCGCCCAAGTATTCGCCCTCACACACTGCTTCATCCCAATTGTTGCAGCCCTTTGAGGCTTCAGCATGTGTCTGTAACTCTGGGATTAATCTGTAGAGATAGAGAGAATAAAAGGGAGAATGAGAGAAAAGGACGGAGAGAAGCAAGAATAGTTATAACtgtgtatataattatgttcttCTTTCCAGCTTTTACTCTTTTCTCCGTCAGGGAGCACTTATCCCCTCCCTTACGAACGGCACAGTAATGCAGCCATTATTTTTTCACTATCTTTCACCATGAATAGTTTCGCAATGACAGATACAGCCTGCATTGCGGAATAAGTGCCTTttcaatattgcaatattcctGCCCGGCGCACACTTCAACCTGTTGCCATAATGATTTTCGGGGAAAAACATGTAAAAGCATTATATATAAACGTTACAACCATGAAAGTCTCAACTATCAAACGGGTATGAATACTGCAATCGTGATTTGCGTCTTTTGCGAGTCTCGGTTTGAACTAAAAGCGATTCAAATTAAAAACCGTAGTGACGTCATAGCAATCTAAAAGTTACTAGTATTGAGCCACTTTGACAAAACTCCATCTCCAACCTCAACCTAAAGATTGAACATTTCGTCCGTCCATAACACCACTGGTTTCCAATGTTGTGACGCTGTAGCCTCACGAACTTTATTTATAACTCAAATTGTTGGTGTATTCCTtcaaaaaatccttgaaaagtTATAGCAAGTGGCACAAGTAGCACTAATAATTAGCCTTTGATCTGTAGTAAGTTCGTAAGGGATCATAGGGTATAATGTAAGTCTGCATTCTAGATTGGAAAAATGAGGAAGCTACTCAATTATACAACAACTGCTAACTGCTAAAGTTACCCATGATTTTGCACCTCCCCCTTAATAACTGCAATTGTGCTCTTTCTCTAATCCCACTCTCACATTTACgaacttttcgcatttacttTGGAGGCAATCTCTACAGCGCACCTTTGAATTCCtaatttgaaattgcaatttaatcacaatggagagtgagaggcttttgtcgaaagtggtggaccgggacagcatcggaatctcttgactctggacaacggcatatttgcaattgtacgtccggtgcaaatcttcggatgatctgcggaccgacctttaacgtcaccatccgaaagacgtgaccagggctcgaacctctgcatcaatttgtaacttccccacatagcttggattacaggcgcacgccacaacgcccagtttagCAAGGTATTAGCAAGGACCTCGATACAAAGTATAAATAAGGAGAGATGGGATACCTCTGTCTGACACCTCTTTCAACACTAAAATATGTCGGTAAATCGCGGTAACACGATATAATAAAACTATATTCGATTATGAGAGGTTCATCACTATTTTTTGACTAAGATATACTGCTCtgtataggggaaggcggggtaagttgagcataggggcaagttgagccaccacccccaggctaaTAAtcaatgagtcagacattgtggtggtgtcatgtattgatgacccattgcataatcCTTAACCCACcactttgttttcaactttgaaacaaaaagtactttttagagggaaaaatacaaatttcagccaaaaaagtaaaaaagggtgtgaaatagataagtgctcTTTACCCACACATGTCTTTAGATGTATtatagaaataagaacaatattatTAGTCCAGGTATGTATTCTCATTCTTGACaaagtcttttacatgatgaatgcataagaaatgtgtggatgtgaaaatatcgcaatAAGTTCGGACAGGGGTAATTTAAGCCAAatcaacatggggcaagttgacccatggtaatttttatggtgatgtataataaaaaaataaaaaacgtaaaaagccattgatatgcaggcagaaaggagcaaattcacatgacagttcttttacttttagaagatgttagtatttatagagaattagcaagtgaaaagactttaaatgaaaatttgacatccTGTTTTTTCCCGCAtgcattttgtacatagtttttgtggctcaacttaccccagacggtggcacaacttaccccacagatggggcaagttgagccatgactttcagtgtggtggtagaaagttatatataggtgaaaaatatttcccaagaatcaagaggcaaggtacttatttctacaatattacaagtcatatcaattctaacatgcaaagtgtcacaacttacccccgccttcccctatgccttactttcatttccctttttctgctttcacagaATTGCAGCAGAAATGAACGTACTGTGTAGTCaattttcagacccggttataCCGTGTAGTCTGTGTTGTTGGCGATTTTTCTTGCTGGAAATAAGCGacaaaattcaaatcaaatttcgaCCAGCGCCAGAAGTCTTCAAAAAAGTATATTCTTTGCCAAAATGAAAAACGAtgatctctttctttctgtgtattgattttttttccatgtaaACTAGTCTaataaaaacacaataaaaGAGTTTACAGActctttaaaagaaaacaagttttatcatttttgtcttctCAAGGATAGGCAAGCAGAATTCCATTTTCAGTATTTCcttatatcaatttcattatGCACGACTTATATGAAAGACTAGTTTTCACGTACCCTTTCGAGAAAAGCCAACCCGCTTGGACGGTTGTGTTTAGAACGGAGTGGCTGGCGCGTTACCGCATCCCACAACTAACACTTTATACGCCTCATAGTGATCCATAAATATATTGACGTATACACTCCTCTAAAATATCCGTCCATGAACAACTGATCATAATCTTAAAACAACTGATcatgatctttaaaaaaatacttt
Proteins encoded in this window:
- the LOC129258357 gene encoding uncharacterized protein LOC129258357; protein product: MTWQVAIALLLVGVGVVSAAIGDQNFPGCWPKWTSDHPRPACDCSKASGRDSWVYGESGSLTCWGNPGMVYKLIPELQTHAEASKGCNNWDEAVCEGEYLGGVDQRLWRTSLLNIQFDNELEGGVIPALDKACIAPRTNGFVWFWVSRIDYGKVSFVDGSSSKQSGECLAIRVGNDGRIYGRYFSCNEKLPYFIRITPVQSH